From Canis lupus baileyi chromosome 16, mCanLup2.hap1, whole genome shotgun sequence, a single genomic window includes:
- the LRRC8A gene encoding volume-regulated anion channel subunit LRRC8A: MIPVTELRYFADTQPAYRILKPWWDVFTDYISIVMLMIAVFGGTLQVTQDKMICLPCKWVTKDSCNDSFRGWAAPGPEPTYPNSTVPPPPGTGPTGIKYDLDRHQYNYVDAVCYENRLHWFAKYFPYLVLLHTLIFLACSNFWFKFPRTSSKLEHFVSILLKCFDSPWTTRALSETVVEESDPKPAFSKMNGSMDKKSSTVSEDVEATVPMLQRTKSRIEQGIVDRSETGVLDKKEGEQAKALFEKVKKFRTHVEEGDIVYRLYMRQTIIKVIKFMLIICYTVYYVHNIKFDVDCTVDIESLTGYRTYRCAHPLATLFKILASFYISLVIFYGLICMYTLWWMLRRSLKKYSFESIREESSYSDIPDVKNDFAFMLHLIDQYDPLYSKRFAVFLSEVSENKLRQLNLNNEWTLDKLRQRLTKNAQDKLELHLFMLSGIPDTVFDLVELEVLKLELIPDVTIPPSIAQLTGLKELWLYHTAAKIEAPALAFLRENLRALHIKFTDIKEIPLWIYSLKTLEELHLTGNLSADNNRYIVIDGLRELKRLKVLRLKSNLSKLPQVVTDVGVHLQKLSINNEGTKLIVLNSLKKMVNLTELELIRCDLERIPHSIFSLHNLQEIDLKDNNLKTIEEIISFQHLHRLTCLKLWYNHIAYIPIQIGNLTNLERLYLNRNKIEKIPTQLFYCRKLRYLDLSHNNLTFLPADIGLLQNLQNLAVTANRIEALPPELFQCRKLRALHLGNNVLQSLPSRVGELTNLTQIELRGNRLECLPVELGECPLLKRSGLVVEEDLFNTLPPEVKERLWRADKEQA; encoded by the exons ATGATTCCAGTGACAGAGCTCCGCTACTTTGCAGACACGCAGCCAGCGTACCGGATCCTGAAGCCATGGTGGGACGTGTTCACAGACTATATCTCCATTGTGATGTTGATGATCGCAGTCTTTGGGGGCACGCTGCAGGTCACCCAGGACAAGATGATCTGCCTGCCTTGTAAGTGGGTCACCAAGGATTCCTGCAATGACTCATTCCGAggctgggcagccccaggcccagagCCCACCTACCCAAACTCCACGGTCCCACCGCCCCCTGGCACAGGCCCCACAGGCATCAAGTACGATCTCGACCGGCACCAATACAACTACGTGGATGCTGTGTGCTACGAGAACCGCCTGCACTGGTTTGCCAAGTACTTCCCCTATCTGGTGCTCCTGCACACGCTCATCTTCCTGGCCTGTAGCAACTTCTGGTTCAAGTTTCCGCGCACCAGCTCGAAGCTAGAGCACTTTGTGTCTATCCTGCTCAAGTGCTTTGACTCACCATGGACTACGCGGGCCCTGTCAGAGACGGTGGTGGAAGAGAGCGACCCCAAGCCGGCCTTCAGCAAGATGAATGGCTCCATGGACAAGAAGTCGTCGACGGTCAGTGAAGATGTGGAGGCCACTGTGCCCATGCTGCAGCGGACCAAGTCACGGATCGAGCAGGGCATTGTGGACCGCTCAGAGACAGGTGTGCTGGACAAGAAAGAGGGGGAGCAGGCCAAGGCGCTGTTTGAGAAGGTCAAGAAGTTCCGGACCCACGTGGAGGAGGGGGACATCGTGTACCGCCTCTATATGCGGCAGACCATCATCAAGGTGATTAAGTTCATGCTCATCATCTGCTACACTGTCTACTACGTGCACAACATCAAGTTCGACGTGGACTGTACAGTCGACATCGAGAGCCTGACGGGCTATCGCACCTACCGCTGTGCCCACCCCCTGGCCACGCTCTTCAAGATCCTGGCATCCTTCTATATTAGCTTGGTCATCTTCTATGGGCTCATCTGCATGTACACACTGTGGTGGATGTTGCGACGGTCCCTCAAGAAGTACTCATTTGAGTCGATCCGTGAGGAGAGCAGTTATAGTGACATCCCCGACGTCAAGAATGACTTTGCCTTTATGCTCCACCTCATCGACCAGTACGACCCACTCTACTCAAAGCGCTTTGCTGTCTTCCTCTCGGAAGTGAGTGAGAACAAGCTGCGGCAGCTGAACCTCAATAATGAGTGGACACTGGACAAGCTGCGCCAGCGGCTCACGAAGAATGCACAGGACAAGTTGGAGCTGCACCTGTTCATGCTCagcggcatccctgacaccgtgttCGATCTGGTGGAGCTAGAGGTGCTGAAGCTGGAGCTGATCCCAGACGTGACCATTCCGCCCAGCATTGCGCAGCTCACAGGCCTCAAGGAGCTGTGGCTGTACCACACAGCAGCCAAGATTGAGGCACCTGCCCTGGCCTTCCTGCGCGAGAACCTGCGGGCCCTGCACATCAAGTTCACGGACATCAAGGAGATCCCACTGTGGATCTACAGCCTGAAGACGCTAGAGGAGCTGCACTTGACGGGCAACCTGAGTGCTGACAACAACCGCTACATCGTCATTGACGGGCTGCGTGAGCTCAAGCGCCTCAAGGTGCTGCGGCTCAAGAGCAATCTGAGTAAGCTGCCACAAGTGGTCACCGACGTGGGCGTGCACCTGCAGAAACTGTCCATCAACAATGAGGGCACCAAGCTCATCGTCCTCAATAGCCTCAAGAAGATGGTGAACCTGACGGAGCTGGAGCTGATACGCTGCGACCTGGAGCGGATCCCGCACTCCATCTTTAGCCTCCATAACCTGCAGGAGATCGACCTCAAGGACAACAACCTCAAGACCATCGAGGAGATCATCAGCTTCCAGCACCTGCACCGCCTCACCTGCCTTAAGCTGTGGTACAACCACATCGCCTACATCCCCATCCAGATTGGCAATCTCACCAACCTTGAGCGCCTCTACCTAAACCGCAACAAGATCGAGAAGATCCCCACCCAGCTCTTCTACTGCCGCAAGCTGCGCTACCTGGACCTCAGCCACAACAATTTGACCTTCCTCCCTGCCGACATCGGCCTCTTGCAGAACCTCCAGAACCTGGCTGTCACGGCCAACCGG ATTGAGGCGCTGCCCCCGGAACTCTTCCAGTGCCGGAAGCTGCGGGCCCTGCACCTGGGCAACAACGTGCTGCAGTCCCTGCCCTCGAGGGTGGGTGAGCTGACCAACCTAACCCAGATTGAGCTGCGGGGCAACCGGCTGGAGTGCCTGCCCGTGGAGCTGGGCGAGTGCCCACTGCTCAAGCGCAGTGGCCTGGTGGTTGAGGAGGATCTGTTCAATACGTTGCCACCTGAGGTGAAGGAACGGCTGTGGAGGGCCGACAAGGAGCAGGCCTGA